The genomic segment CAGAAATACAGAAACTAAAATGCCGAGGACTTTAGCTGCTTTTCTCTCAGATTTCATCGAGTGTGATGTGATTTTCTGTGTTTTAGATTGTGTGTGATTATTAAGCTCTCTGATCGCAGTGGCATGTTTCTTTGCAATCACAAAAACCCGAGTATACAATATGATTATGACAGAAAGTGGAAAGATAAATGAAAATACAATATCAATTACAGACCAAACCTCATTTAGTAAGTAAAAACACTCTCCAGGACACATTAAAACATTCATGAAGTTTCCATTGAAATATAAGAGTGCCAAGTTATAGACCATCACTACACCCCAGTCAAAAATAATTACAACGAGAATAATCCTGACAGAGACATGGTTCATGTAGAGAAAGGGGTTTGAGAGAGCCAAATATCGATCCACAGCAATCAGAGCAATATTATAGATGGACACGATTGTGATGAAAACATTAATCGATAAATAACTGGTACAGAAATCTCTCCGAAATAT from the Neoarius graeffei isolate fNeoGra1 chromosome 2, fNeoGra1.pri, whole genome shotgun sequence genome contains:
- the LOC132871336 gene encoding trace amine-associated receptor 13c-like; the protein is MNLMDLNQSYRCVNFSCPERSVSPAAYILLYVCSAAVVLLTVCGNLLVIISVFHFKQLHTPTNTLVLSLAVSDFFVGAFVMPPMLIWIIESCWIFRRDFCTSYLSINVFITIVSIYNIALIAVDRYLALSNPFLYMNHVSVRIILVVIIFDWGVVMVYNLALLYFNGNFMNVLMCPGECFYLLNEVWSVIDIVFSFIFPLSVIIILYTRVFVIAKKHATAIRELNNHTQSKTQKITSHSMKSERKAAKVLGILVSVFLVCLLPYFIYTLLGDVVEVQQETFHTVIFIIYLNSTMNPFIYALFYPWFRRCIKLIITLQIFQSDSALINVLS